The following nucleotide sequence is from Hirundo rustica isolate bHirRus1 chromosome 7, bHirRus1.pri.v3, whole genome shotgun sequence.
CGCCTCGCAGAGCATCGACATCCCCGGCGGCGGCACCGAGGGCTACCACGTCCTGCGGGTaagggcggcgcggccggggccgcgccggaGCGGCCCGGGGGCtcccggggcggccccgccgcgctccccccTCGGCCCCGGGGACGCGCTCGGGCAGCGGGGCCGCCCGGGCTCCGCCGCGGCTCGCGGGAGCGGTGAGGTGCGCCGGGCCCGCGCTGTCCCTCCCGGATTTGAAGAGTCCGGCGGAAGAATTGGTCCAGAGTAAACAGTTTCTCCGGGCCGGGTCGTGCCGCCAAGTTGTGCCTCCCTATGACCGGGCCGGCGGGCCGGCGCATGGGAGGCGATGCTGGGTTTGGGCAGCCCTTGGAGGCGAGGCGGCCTCTCCAGCAGACGCTGTTCACACCCCGGCCCGCGAGTCTGGGCTGCGCTCGGGTGCTCCCGGGATAACGCGTCAGTCTTGTCCTGGCCGCGGCATCATGGACTGGACTGGACTGGACTGTAGCTGCTGCCCCTCCGCAGTAGTTCAGGGGTGTCGGATCCAGGTGTCCTCCGAGAGCTGCAACTTTAGTGAAAGTACTGTTTTTCATAGTTACATTGGTTTTGTTCACATTGTGGCCACAAAACTTTGGTTTTGTATGCGAAATGCAAAATACCTTATAGCCTGCATTCTTGAGGTTTTGTGAACAGCCTTTTGAGAacccttccttttgccttcAGTGAGCAGAACGGTTCCCAGGTCGTGCTGTGGAATCTGAGGCACAGGGGTACAGAGACTTTGCTGGACTCAGTCCCTGCCCACACCACGGTGCCTTTGCCTCTGTAGCCGGGGTGTGAGTGCCCTCGCTCTGCATACCGTGCTGGGCTGGTGTGTTTGTTGGAACCGGAGCCTTTTGGATATGTTCTCTCCTTTTGAGAAGCAAATACTGATGTTCTGATCAAATCCAAACATTCTGTTAAAATTTATATGTGGACTTAAGTCACAGTGAGTGggtctttttctcccttttaataTTAAGGGTATATAATAGTTGAGTATTAGTAACTTATGTCAGTCTACTTTGTCTTCttttcccccacaaaaaacTATTCTGTATGTTGGTAAAACTggcagactttttttctttttttagcatAGTACAGTGTAAATTTCATTAACTTTTTACTTTGGAGACTTGTACATACCATTAAGTACTTTGCAGTTAGAATATCAGTTACATCAGATTTATGAGTTCATACTGTTTGCTTAAAGCGTGTTGATAAAATTGAGATGAATCTCTTTTATGAAGTAGAATCCACTCGTTTTTTCTTGTAGTCTTGCTTGGATCTAgcaccttttgttttcattcaggCACTTTTTTGTTGTAATGTTTTTGCTGTGACCCAAAATGGCAGTCAGTGTTTGATTGCCAGTCTTTGTAAGTGTAATTGAGAGgtgcacagtaaagaagttgaTTTCCAAGAGGACATCCTTATTTATATTAAATGCAGGAAAGGACCTGCCTGCTGTCCTTAAACAGACTGATACCTCTTTTTTTCACTACCTTGTCTTCTTACTAATACCTACCTTGAGATAGCACAATAATGAGTGATTACTCTGTCTGTGGACAGGCATCTTAAACTGCATCATGATCCCAGCCTAACAGTTACAgtttggaatgttttttatttaaatgcatgtGGTGTGCATGAATGCGACTAGAATTTCCCTCTGTAGTGACTTTGTTACAGCGTTTGGTTCGCACTGTTAGAGGAGCTCTGCACAAGGGCTCTGTCTACATGGATTGACCTTCAGTCTAGAAGATTGAATTTGGGGTCAAGCAAAATTGCTGTTTTGTTCTAATTTACTCTCaagtatgttttctttctgagctCAGTACTTTAATGAGGTAAATGAGAATGGTAGAAGGAAAACAGTAGTAGTCTGCCAGTGTTACAGATCTAATTTGAGTAAGATCAGATTTCTTTGATAACACCACGCTCCTGTAAATAATGTAGAGTGATTGTTTAAAAGATTTCATTACCTATGGGAAAATTAGACAAAtgtcagaaattttttttcaattattggAAGTATTTGTTTTGGTAAGGcagataaatgaaaaatatgtgcTAAACGGCCATGAAACAAAGAGTTTGCATTGTTCAGTGTGACTGTAGGAGCGAAGCACAACTTGCCAGAAGGATGAGCAGACTGAGACTGTTGCAAGTTACAGGTTTTTTACAGTGAGACTTTTAGACTGTATATGCTGCCTCCCCACAAAACTAGTAAAAAACCTCTCTCTGTGCTCACTTCAAATAGGAACAGAAATATATGCAGCATGTGAACACTACCATCATAATTTTCAATGTAAATTTGAAGATTTACTTAATCCTTTTGGCTACTCCTGCTGATATTCAGTGCAATATTGCTTTCATTGTGAGCTTTAGCAGCAGTGCAGTTGTAATGGGACCCTCCAGGACTGAAGCACTgtcaaaggaaaagaatttcATCCTGTGCACACTTGACAGCGGAATTTGCTCTGGGTTACTCCACCTCTATTAaggatggaaataaaaaagatttcATGTATATGTACATaaactctttgccttctgagcAATTTGGCTTTATGCAGCTTTGCTGGGTGCCCCAAGTAGGTATTTAGTAACTTGCCTTTGTAAGTGAATAATTGCTGAGAAATAACCAAGTAATATCATTTTCAACAGATGCTACTGCAGGCAAGATACCGTGCCCAGCAGCTTGGGAAGCCTGATTCTCTCAAAGCCAGCTgttatttcagaaatacaagTCATAGACCAGTATGGGTAGATGCTGTGACTTTCTAACAATAGAGACAAACAGTGgcacagaaaatgcaaagaagCTGGGGCCATGCAACACCAGAGCTTTTTAAGAGCAAATGAAGAAAACCTCTATCAAGTGTTGAGCATCAGAGGGCAGAAAAGGGCCTCACACAATGCTGCAGGGTTTCAGTTTCTCACCAAGAtgacagcagggctgctgagTACAtagatcacacactgatttcaCTTTTAATTCACTGTCAAgaattaaacaggaaaaaggTTTCAAGGTCAATACACCAATTTTAATTTGCAGTACTGAAAAGACTTTCCTGGTAAATACATGaagtttttctttgctgaacaCTGTTCCTAACACTATCATTCTATGCCTACACAGTATACATTgcacatttcacattttaagaagtctgctcagcagcagagtGGTCACAAATCGAAGCCCCAAGAGAGCAGTGCAACTGCAAATTAAATTAGGCATTGAAATGTGGGATTTTCAGAGGCAGATGAAGGCTCTGACCACTTCTGAAAGTCAGCTACCTTATACTAGTTTTTAAACTTTCAGAAGCTTAGCTTCAGGCAATTAATATACAACTTccaatgctttatttttttcccacataagAAACTCTTCCCACTATTCTACTTTATTTGCAGAGAAATACTGAAAGTTTCTTTTGTAGTTCTTCCACCCACTCCATAACTGGCAGTAAAATTTCATTGCCTATCATATATAAGCAATTCATGTTAGATCTGACAGAATCACTCTGATTTAATACATTACATTGTATAACTGAATTGAATTTCTTGATGaaacagttttcaaaagaaaaagctttttaagtttttggtaagaaaacagattttgtctATGTAGATAACCTTTTAAGCACAAAGAATTTAAttcaagcttttaaaatgtggaCCTCCCTTAAAAGATTTTCATGCAAAGTGTTTGTATCACTATTACAGCAAACCAAAGCACTCAAATGAGTGGGAAATCTAAACTTTGGGGACTGCTGCTCAGTATCTTTTGGGGAGAACAGCACAAAACATGGTAGCATACCAATTTCTCACAGATAAGAATTCTTACATAGAAACTTACAAcaatttaatttggaaaagacctctctGATCATTGATTTCAACCACTAACACAGCACTGTCAAGTTCACCATTAAATCTAACCCACAGGCCACATCTACACGTGTTCTGAATGTTTTCAGGATGGTGATTAaactgggcagcctgttccaatacCTGACCACCCTTCTGATGAAAACAGTTTTCCTAAAATCTAGTCTTTAAATCTCTCCTGGTGCACCTTGAGGCTCTTTCCTCTTGTTCTCTCACTTAAGtgaagagaccaacccccactTTGCTACACTCTCCTCTCAGGGAGTAACACTTTTTAGATCTTTTTGGAAGGTGATTGTAGTACATGAGAGAAAGAGGCAGTGGGTAAAATGAATCAGCTTCCACACAGAAAGTGTCTTTGCTAAAAAAAACGGTAGGAAAAATCTGACAGCCATATTGGAGTCAAGGCATTACTTTACATTGTCAGCAATGCAAGCAATAGTGAAAAAATAACATTGGCAAAATGTCTCTCAGTTCCTCCATTTGGAATTAAAAGCACACTTAGCTTCTGGGTGCAGTGTGTATCCAGAACTCAGGCCTTGTCTTAGTGGAGTGGTTGAATTATTTGAGCTGCCATGGCTGCAAAATTGCATGtgtcttttcctgcagcttgaAGGTCTGTTAATGAAATCACTGGTTGTACAGATGCCCTCTGTGTCTCAAGCATGTCACCAGGTGATGTTTAATCATGAGACAACAACCTGTGCTTACAGATGTGACTCTCCTACTCCTTTAGTAAGCATAAGATAAAAAGCAAGGTCCAATGTTGGTACTACTGTGGAAAGACTGTACTTTTTAACCAACCTTTTCAGAATTCATTAACCTTGTCCTTTCACTATAATCTCCTTTCTTGAAACAAATACTTACAATTTATCTTATGCAACTGTTAAGCAGTCCTTTTCCCAGGGAGTGGCTACTGCTATATCATTCTTCAATTTATAAATTACtaattcttttgaaaaatttttttttttaagggatagATTTTTTGGTTCTctaaattatattattatatttgaatattataaaattatacATACAAGCATTAGTATCTTCTAGACTGCAGCTGGCacaaatagaaatatatttttaatctatGAATCAGCATTGGAACACTTTCACTAAATTCTCGTTTAACTTTGTTAGGTGCAAGAAAATTCACCGGGGCATAGAGCTGGATTGGAGCCATTCTTTGATTTTATCGTGTCCATTAACGGTTCAAGATTGGTAAGTGTGTTGCTATTTTATTACTTAATATAAACAATGTGTTGAGAATCTGATATTTATAGGTAAACCaatgggtttgttttatttaaaggtatataaaatatttcttcttactTTTAAATGAGGCATGCAAACTGCATCAGGAATTGATTTCCTTCACCCTGTAGGAACAGTTTTATTGAGTTTAGCTGGAGAATAAGACAGACATGTTCTCTGCAGACATCTGCACCAAGACAGAATCACCTGCTGATCCACCCCTCATGGCTTATGCTGGTGCCCTCGTAGTTCTGTCTGCTCCCATGAGAACTCACAAGCTTCACGCAGTCCAAGCAGGTTGAGTgaaaagctgctggcagagctgttggCTGGGCAGGAGGCATGGGGGGAGCTTTCAAGCAAGAGCTGTCATCAAACCATCAGACCGTTATAGCAGTGGAAAAAACAGCTGTAGGATGCTCTGCACCAGTGTGTCTGGATTTGAGAAGGCCCCTGAAGCAAttgaagtgttttcatttttggaaaCTATGACCTGTTACTGTGAAGTCCCAGGGTTTTTCCAGAGCTGTATTCTAGAATTTTGAAGGGACTGGACACTTGTTACAAAGCAGTTGTTAATTCATGTTCTGGTAATGCACAGTGTAGCACCTTTGAAATACAAGTGTTGCTGTAGAACTGAATGCTTGTTCTATCAAACACTGACCCAAGCTCTTGTTTACACCTTCGCAGAATAAAGACAATGACACTCTCAAGGACCTGCTGAAAGCAAATGTTGAAAAACCTGTAAAAATGCTTGTGTACAGTAGCAAAACACTGGAACTGAGAGAAACATCAGTAACCCCCAGCAACAtgtggggtgggcagggcctgctggGGGTCAGCATTCGCTTCTGCAGCTTTGATGGGGCTAATGAAAACGTCTGGCACGTCTTGGTACGTAAGGACTTGGAAGTATTGTTATTATTGATGCTTctatttttctcttggaaagTAACTTACATGGGATGTAGCTAACAAGTCATGAGATCAAACAGGTCTCATTGATCAAACTGGCTTTGATCGATTTTGGGTTTGGGAAGACTACAAATGTACTTTGTAGCGTGCAAATGTATATTTGTCAGTGTATTGTCAAGTCTTGTATTTAAATGAATGGGTTTGTACAATACACAGAGATACTGTATTTGGTACAACACCAGAACCATATGGAAAGGGACTGCCAGAGAGCCTCTGTTTCGTTAGTTCATTATTGTGTTGAAAACTTGACCAGTTTATCTGACTCAGAGTGTGAGTGTGAAGTGCATGTGTGTCTGTCTGTTCTGCTACACCCTGACAGTTACAGTGTTGTGTAACTTCCCATCTTCAAACTAGGAAGTGGAGCCGAATTCTCCTGCTGCATTAGCTGGACTTAGACCTCATAGTGACTACATCATTGGAGCAGATACTGTCATGAATGAGGTAAGTGTATAAAAATAaggtctttatttttaaaaaaccataAACCCAAATGTACCAGGGCAGTTTGAAACATCCCTGGTTCTGTCTTTGTTCACTGTGAATGGAAATCAAATGCAAAGAGGAAGGAGCTCTGGCATGGTGCCTCTTCTTAAAGGCAATCCTGGAAATAAGAACTGCTCTTAAATGTCTTCAGGAAGTCAGATACAAACTTGTGTACtctaaaataagtattttgaaTAGTAGATTTGAAATCTGGGTTGTGCCACGTCTTCTGAGTTGTGCTAGCAAAACACCTCTTAAAAGTTGGCCTTGTgacaaaacagcagcactgcaacAACTGCAACATGTGGCTGTTACCAGAGTCCATTACAGAAAGTCAGGACTGGGATGATCAATCTAATGCCAAATGATAAAATAAGGACAAGAATGCCCTTACTCATTTTAATCTTTTTGCAGTCTGAAGATCTCTTTTCCCTTATTGAAACGCATGAAGCAAAGCCGTTAAAACTTTACGTGTACAACACAGACACAGATAATTGTCGGGAAGTGGTGATTACTCCAAATTCTGCCTGGGGTGGAGAAGGCAGGTAAGGAGCCAGTGTCTTACAGGAGGATGGGGCAACTTTCTTATTGCTGGGAAAAGTGCTGGGTTTAAGTTTTCTACAAAGACTGGGAAAGAGTGTTGTTATATCAAAAGTGTTTCTGCTCtaataaattatgtatttacTTGAAATTCAGATGCACTTACTATTGCGAGGGGTGTAAATCAGTAAATTAGCTAGTGCAGAAGTGCATAAAGTGCAATGGTTGCTTTCCGTATTAAATTCCAAACAGTTGTTAGCTTGTGTTATATCCTTGAAGTATTGTGAGTAGCCAGAACACAGCACTGCAATTAACAACTGTAAATTGAATTCCAAGCTGTATACCTGGTGTAGCTGCTTGGTGtaaataataatgaattttatttgGTGCTGAATATTTATTGCTAAAGCAACAGAATTTCCTTTCAGTTGTTTTGCACTGAttatttctccacagaaagtGAGGCATtgtgggggcaggaggggaaggttGTACAGCATTTACCTTGAAACTTGTTGGTGTCTTGAGTTGTTCATGCATTGCTTACTATAGTCTGTAATTGTAAAGTCACTTACCTGACTTaaaatttttcctgttttaaaagcCTAGGATGTGGCATTGGTTATGGATATTTGCATAGGATACCTACTCGGCCATttgaagagggaaagaaaatttctcTCCCAGGACAGTTGCCCAGTGCATCTCTCAGTCCCCTCAAAGATGGTTTCACAGAGGTGAGCTGTGTTCCCACTCCGTTGGCTTGGTAAAAATGGATGGTGATGTTTattgcttttctgcttctcgTGGTTCATGTAGAAACAAACCCTAATGATGcaactttctcttctctttcaatAAGGTTCAGCTATCGTCAGTTAATCCCTCAGCCACCCTCCCTCCTGGGTCAGCAGGCCTTGAGCAGAGTCTTTCAGGACTTTCTATTAGCTCGCCTTCAGCTACTGTCAGTAATGCTCTCAGCACAGGTTGGTATTGGAAGGAACTGACCTGAAATGCATGGCTTTTCTGACTTCTTTGTTCTCACAGATGTTTCTAATTAATTGAATAGaaggcagaagagagaaaaattaactttctcttaattttttcccaacaaaAAAGGTTAATGTACTAGATTTGTGCCTTGCTAACAAAATAGTTGTGAAACgcttctattaaaaatattatgtgTTACTTAGAATACTGTTTTTCTTATCAGCATTTTAATGTTAAGGCAAATAGTAATTCTCCTGTAAGCAATTACTTATTTGTACTCCTTAGGGAAAGAAGGTAATGTGTTGTATGCTTAAAATCAGTGTTTCCCTGTGTACCCCACCAGGTGTTCCGACAGTTCCATTATTACCACAAGTCAGTCAGTCCCTTACCTCTGTGCCACCAGTTAACCCAGCAACTACATTACCAGGTGAGTAGGTAACATTTctttaaacatttctgaaacagaaatcttACAGGAGCAAGGGAAGAGAGCTGTCTCTTCCACTGCCTCATATCATACAACTTAAGTATTTCATGTAAGATCTCTCTTCATACAGCCTCTACAGtgtgaagaattatttttcttggagTATGTTCACAACATGTCTGTTACACAGAGGAGTCATGTGTGACCAAGAGGTACAAGTTTACCTTTTTAGGGCTCCCTGCACAGGGGATGCAGTATTCAGGATTTCTCAGGAAGGTTATGCTTTGCTATTTGCAACATTTTAGGAAACCCATTTTTAAATACTCAGCTTGATCACTATTCCTTGTACAAATACAGGGCTAACAATATAGAATTtatgttgctgttactgtttctGAATTATATAGGAATTTAAACTTGTATTGTATAATACAACTAAGAGTCTTTCTACAGCATGATTGTTTCCTGATAATAATGAACATTTCAAACACTACTATTCCAGAAGTATTCACGAGGCGTAAGATAAGGATTGTATAGGATTTTGCTGTGACACTGGTGTGCTGGTACAGGACTCAATTGTGCCTTCCAAAACACTGAAGGagttgtattttatgttttgcttGTTATGAGACAAGTAGATCAAGGTGTGTCCATTACATAACGCTTGGAGCTACAGCCTCTGACACAGAAAAGACGTGCAGTAGAGCTCAGTGCATGCGAACAAGGGCAGAGAACTCTCACAGAAGCTGAACTTGTCAGtagtttctgttttctctagGCAGAAAAAGATCATtgtccttttcttccccaggcTCCTAATCCTTTTCCTAAACTCTGCAAATACAAATTTTCCATTCACCTTTCTCTCTGAATAGTAtcattgcttttttaaaagcaaattagaATATTTCTTGCAATCTGCATGGACGTACTAGTGAAAATGTTCTTACTAAATATGCTGGAGGTTTAAAATTTGAGTGAATTTGTATGAAGTTCAgcttttttcagatttaaaaaaaaaaaaaaatcatccaaatTTTGCATACAGCTGACCTGAAAGCGCTTTAAGTCAGATGATGTCAGCCTTCATGGCAAATGAATTAATGGGTAGGTAAAGATGGTTGAGTTTTAATCAAAATCTCTATACAGTGGCCTTGCTTTAAgacttttctcctctctgtcttCATACTGTAGTATCAACAGTTTATTTCTGAATTAGCCTTTTCTGGACTAAACACAAAGTATGACTAGAGCCCTTGTCCTAGAAATGAAGCTCTTTGACAGTGGAAAATCCAGGAGCAGAATGACATTCCATAGCAAACACAGTGATAGAAGGGCATGTGTTGCATTCATTGTATGTTTCTCTTCTACTTTCAGTCCTTACTGACTTTGAAAGTTCCTTTGTCTTGCCTTTTCATATACGTTTTTGTGATTACCTCTAGTCATGAACTAAGTAGAAAAGACTAATAATAGAGCGATCAATATTAGGGATCAGGGAATACTGTGTATTTAATTTTGCCACTCAGATTTGGAATGGAGAACTTCTGATATGGTGCTGTGGTGAAATGACTACCTTTGTTGAAAGCTGAAtttggaaagcaaaacttataattctgaaataagattctgctttcctcagaaaaaaCTGAAAGGTTTGGGATTATGTATCTGCTAGTCCAGACTTCCTGCAGTAGGTATCTGTTCTTACTGTGCAgcttaaaagcagaaattcaggTGAATTTGCATTTGTCCATGTAAAAGTTATAATCAAGATATAAAGCACGTTTAAAATTACCAAGATCTAAGAAACAGTTAGAAAAACACAAGTTTTCAGCTGTAACTGTTCCATTCTTCTCTTAGGTCTGATGCCATTACCAGCAGGGCTTCCTAACCTGACTGATCTGTCCAAACTGAATTTACCTGCACCACAGATTGTTCCAGAAATCATACAGCCTGGTATGTGCTTTTGCAAACTGAAACTAGAGTTATCCTTGACACTCAGACTCTGGGGCAGTCCTGAAGCAGATAAATTAAATGTTTGCCTGAGATGGGAGTGGATGTTAGTGCCCAGATCAGGTAGACAAGGATTATGTCTTTAGATAAACTAATTCTAAACCTGTCtgtgtttagattttttttttttttttaattacctgaTTTATATTTCAGAAGAGATTGTGCCAGAAGTGAAAGTTTATTATTTATgggtaaaagaaaataatgacgTGTTTCCTTGGAAGCTCGATGAGGAGATTGGTGCTCCCTGAATTGAATGCCAGAGTTATGAACTGATATTAGATTTACAGTTTTGAATTCAGCAAGACTGCTGAAGGTGCACATGAAGCAAGCAAAGATATTAGAAGCTTACATGGAATATGGTTTTTGTTAACTTCTTGTTTCTGACAGTTCCAGTGAAGGCCAGAAGAACATAATCATCATTGTTTTAATGCATTAAATACCTCGTCCTCTGAGGGGGCACAGGCAACCTTGAATTTACTCTGATTCTTCAgttctgaaatctgaaaagtATCAGGCTTAAAATGAGCCTGCTGAGTCAGTGCTGCACAAACACCATTTGAGCTGTCTGGTGTGCAGCAGctcactgcctttttttctccccttttttctgTTTAGGTTTGCAACCCCTTCCCCCCTTGCCACCTCTGCATCTAATGGGAATAACGCCTCTGTCAATGCCACCCAAGTGTGTTCCTATGCTTCCTTTGGTCACAGAGGCATCTACAGTGCCTACAGATTTGCTTCCCTCTATTCCTCAAGCTGGAAGCTTTTCCATCAACCCTGGCACTACTGAAAATGTAGAGGACTCCTCTGCACTCACCTTGGATAACACTACACCAACTTCCAGGGCAACTGTTGTTGACAGGTCAAATGAATCCTCTGCAGCTAATGAGAAAACAACTGGAATCACAGATACACAAGCTTCCGAATCATAACTCCAGATCACTCCGTTGGATTGGCTTGGTATTTATTTAGCCATGGGATACATATTTGAAAAGCAAGCTATCATTAATTTCATACTAGTTTGTACTTAATCTTTAGAAGTCCTGTAAATAATATGGAggtgtaataaaaataaaaggggatTTATAAagtggggggagggaggaagaacttgtatgttaccaaaaaaaagtCAAGGTGGTAAATAGAGTTCCACTGCCAAACTCTGAGGTATATGTTTTTAATATAGGCTGACAGCCTTACCCTGCTAGGCTTGTCCTTGCTTATAATTAGCAATTTTTGCTTCTGATAGAAATGAAGCGGGTCTTGCGTGTGACATTTACGTACCATTCTTGTTCTTTGCAAGTATCTTGTTTCTACAGTGGGGATGAGAACGTTTAATCTGAGTTGTGAATTTTAACGCCGCAAAATTTCCACCTAAAgatatttctgttaaaattgCTGAGTGGCCTAACTGACATGTTGTTATTCAGCTTGTACACAAATCTTTGTCTTTAAGCTCTTGGGAGATGCTCAAGCCATGTTTCGTGACCCCTGCTGCGTTGTTTCATACGCCCACTGTAAAATGGCATTTGGAAGGGAATATGTGGAATGTTAAATGTAGCACACAATTTGGCACTTCATGACTACTGTAAGATGAATGAATGGATTAAGCATACATATAGCAATAAACTCCTGGAATTTTATTCTGTGTGTGACaaaattgcactttttttttttttctcttttttttttttttttttttttttttttttttaattcttttaaggCTCATTTAACTTTTTAGTTTATCTCTCTCTAGCACAGATCTGTGAAAGGGCCCCCTTCCGGAGGAGTGGGTCCAAGAGGGAATGCCAGACATCTTAATGGCAGGCAGGATCTGCACTTGTGGTTAAATCCATTGCAGCAATGAGTCATTAAATCTGCCTGCATATGATTCATACttgactttttaaattcatatttagGACAAAAATTGCAGATTAACTGTAGATGATAGACCCGTAGAAACTGTTATGTGCACTGTACTCCAGGTGCTACCATTTGCTTTTGTTATCAGGTACAGTTGATGTAAAAAATTCTTCTGTACCATTCCAGTCCTTCTGTATTACTGGGATTTCATTTATATGTGGTTGCTACAAGCATATGCAAACGTACCCATATCAGCAGCAGGTTCCAGCTGAAGTCTGTAATTAATTTTGGCAATGTAGTTTGCCTAAGCAGTGTTTGGAACAGTACTTGCATCTGACTTCTGATCATAATTATAATATCTCCAATAATTTGTTCAAGTGGAAGCCTTATCTAATACCTGTTGCCCTGTTTTATCTTTATCACCTAAGTATTTGTCTTCCTTCTGCCCCACTGCTGCACATTTGTGATCGACTGTTATGGCAAAAGCCCATGTCAAAGACAGACCCCAAAAACTTTTTCATACTGTGAGCAGTTTCTTACCTCCACTGCTTGTAGTGT
It contains:
- the GORASP2 gene encoding Golgi reassembly-stacking protein 2; its protein translation is MGASQSIDIPGGGTEGYHVLRVQENSPGHRAGLEPFFDFIVSINGSRLNKDNDTLKDLLKANVEKPVKMLVYSSKTLELRETSVTPSNMWGGQGLLGVSIRFCSFDGANENVWHVLEVEPNSPAALAGLRPHSDYIIGADTVMNESEDLFSLIETHEAKPLKLYVYNTDTDNCREVVITPNSAWGGEGSLGCGIGYGYLHRIPTRPFEEGKKISLPGQLPSASLSPLKDGFTEVQLSSVNPSATLPPGSAGLEQSLSGLSISSPSATVSNALSTGVPTVPLLPQVSQSLTSVPPVNPATTLPGLMPLPAGLPNLTDLSKLNLPAPQIVPEIIQPGLQPLPPLPPLHLMGITPLSMPPKCVPMLPLVTEASTVPTDLLPSIPQAGSFSINPGTTENVEDSSALTLDNTTPTSRATVVDRSNESSAANEKTTGITDTQASES